A portion of the Oreochromis niloticus isolate F11D_XX linkage group LG10, O_niloticus_UMD_NMBU, whole genome shotgun sequence genome contains these proteins:
- the LOC100708292 gene encoding beta-glucuronidase, with amino-acid sequence MSVPGSFAVLRVLWLLSVFGTVLPLDGGMLFPRESSSREVKELNGLWDFRADGSPNRNEGFEKAWYKRRLAETGPVIEMPVPASYNDITQDPTLRDFIGWVWYEREVFVPARWISDEGTRVILRVGSAHYYSIVWVNGEKVTEHEGGHLPFEAEISSLIRRDPTKPCRITIAVNNTLTLETLPPGTIQYMNDRTRYPDGFFVQNIYFDFFNYAGIHRPVLLYTTPKVYVDDIIVETNFMDDTGLVRYKVSVQGAATATLKVTLMDKDGHCVASSNTPSGVLKVVDVKLWWPYLMHENPGYLYSMEVHLIAVSETSTYEDVYTLPVGIRTVNVTKTQFLVNNKPFYFHGVNKHEDSDIRGKGLDWALIVKDFNLIKWLGANSFRTSHYPYAEEILQMCDRHGIVVIDECPGVGIKDIRSFGNSSLSHHLVVMDELVRRDKNHPSVVMWSVANEPASEMPPAEFYFKTLIKHTKALDHTRPVTYITDSNYARDKGAPFVDVVCVNSYFSWYHDPGHLEVIPIQLNAQFENWYGKYKKPIIQSEYGADALPGLHMDPPMMFTEEYQNALLQSYHDVFDQKRKQYVIGELIWNFADFMTAQAIHRVVGNKKGIFTRQRQPKAAAFILRKRYWRLANETGRLPPWTKYPCSL; translated from the exons ATGTCTGTACCTGGAAGTTTCGCGGTGCTCCGTGTTTTGTGGCTGCTATCAGTGTTTGGCACGGTGCTCCCGCTGGACGGTGGCATGCTCTTTCCCCGGGAGTCCTCCTccagggaggtgaaggagctgAACGGGCTGTGGGATTTCAGGGCTGACGGGTCCCCCAACAGGAACGAGGGCTTCGAGAAGGCTTGGTACAAACGTCGGCTGGCAGAG ACTGGCCCAGTGATTGAAATGCCAGTTCCTGCCAGCTACAATGACATCACACAGGACCCCACACTAAGAGATTTCATTGGCTGGGTGTGGTATGAGCGAGAGGTGTTTGTGCCAGCCCGCTGGATCTCCGATGAGGGAACAAGAGTGATTCTTAGAGTGGGAAGTGCTCACTATTACTCAATAGTG TGGGTGAATGGAGAGAAAGTGACAGAGCATGAAGGTGGCCATCTTCCTTTTGAGGCAGAGATTAGTAGTTTAATCCGCAGGGACCCAACAAAGCCATGCAGAATCACTATTGCTGTAAACAACACTCTAACTTTGGAGACTCTTCCTCCAGGCACCATCCAGTACATGAATGATCGTACCAG GTATCCTGATGGTTTTTTTGTGCAAAACATCTACTTTGATTTCTTCAACTATGCTGGGATACATCGTCCTGTACTGTTGTATACTACTCCTAAGGTGTATGTGGATGACATCATAGTGGAGACCAACTTCATGGATGACACTG GTCTTGTTAGATACAAAGTATCTGTTCAAGGTGCTGCAACAGCCACCCTGAAGGTTACTCTGATGGACAAAGATGGTCACTGTGTGGCCTCCTCTAACACACCATCTGGAGTGCTCAAAGTTGTAGATGTGAAGCTGTGGTGGCCGTACTTGATGCACGAGAATCCAGGTTACCTTTATTCTATGGAG GTCCACCTAATAGCAGTCAGTGAGACATCAACATATGAGGATGTGTATACTCTGCCAGTCGGCATCCGCACAGTCAACGTTACCAAGACCCAGTTCCTCGTTAACAACAAGCCATTTTATTTCCATGGTGTCAATAAACATGAGGACTCTGAT ATTCGAGGTAAAGGATTGGACTGGGCCCTAATTGTAAAGGACTTTAACTTAATTAAGTGGTTGGGAGCCAACTCGTTCCGTACCAGCCACTACCCCTATGCTGAGGAGATCCTGCAGATGTGTGACCGTCATGGGATTGTGGTGATAGATGAGTGCCCAGGTGTTGGCATCAAAGACAT TCGCAGTTTTGGAAACTCCTCTCTGTCTCACCACTTGGTTGTCATGGACGAGCTTGTGCGCCGGGACAAGAACCATCCCTCTGTGGTCATGTGGTCGGTAGCCAATGAGCCCGCCTCAGAGATGCCTCCTGCTGAATTTTATTTCAA GACTTTGATAAAGCATACCAAAGCTCTGGACCATACCCGACCTGTCACCTACATCACAGACAGTAACTATGCCAGGGACAAAGGG GCTCCCTTTGTAGATGTTGTATGTGTAAACAGTTACTTCTCCTGGTACCATGATCCAGGCCACTTGGAGGTCATTCCTATTCAGCTCAACGCTCAGTTTGAGAATTGGTATGGAAAATACAAGAAACCCATAATCCAGAGTGAATATGGAGCAGATGCACTTCCAGGGCTTCACATG GATCCACCCATGATGTTCACTGAGGAGTACCAGAATGCTCTCCTGCAGAGCTACCATGATGTGTTTGACCAGAAGAGGAAGCAGTATGTTATTGGTGAACTCATCTGGAACTTTGCAGACTTCATGACTGCACAAG CAATCCATCGTGTGGTGGGGAACAAGAAAGGTATTTTTACCAGGCAAAGGCAGCCTAAAGCAGCAGCCTTCATCTTGAGGAAGAGGTACTGGAGACTGGCTAATGAGACGGGGAGACTGCCTCCTTGGACTAAATACCCCTGTTCACTCTGA